In Phalacrocorax carbo chromosome 1, bPhaCar2.1, whole genome shotgun sequence, the genomic stretch TGTGAGCATTAATATTGATCCAGCACTGACTTCTctaacaacaaccaaaaaaaaaaagaggtatcTGTTATCTTGAGAAACCTCCCAAACAGCTCTAGTCTCCTTTCATTACAGGAGAGAGTTATTAGGGCAGATGGCCGAGGTGATATCCATTTGACCTATAGATGCTAACTCAAGAGTCGGATCATTAATAAGGTGGCCGGAGATAGGGGGAGATGGCAGTAAAGAGAGTTAAAAAGCAATCCTGTGCACAAAGGATTGTGCGTTGAGAAGTGCCGGGGCGTGAATGAGATGGACAAAGGTGAAAAAGTGGCTGCGTGTTTTTAAATGCTCATCGCCAAGTCAAGCAGATTGCACTTAAAAGTTGGTATTTTCCCATATTTGGTTCCTGCTCCTGTGTGAATccttctggaggaaaaaaagcctgtagCTCTTGAATGTAAGACAGAGATTTCACTTTCTCTAATTaaccctcccccccaaaataaaaaccaaacctgctTCATTGTTTTCTGCCACGGTCACAGCTGTGGTGGCTCAGGTTTGAAAGccgctgcctggcagaaaaccAGTCCTCGCTGAGGATCAGCCCGTGGCCTTGTTCCAAGAGAAATTTGGGTTTCATTTGACCACGATAGGATTCCAGATTGTCATCTGAGCATGTCTGAAAAGTGGTGAATGTGTGTCAGTAGTTAAGTGCTCGTGAACTTCCTTAGTCCCCGGATTGTTCAGGACTGACCCAGGCaattttttccagatgttttgGGGAATCCAAGTCCGTATAAAAGGGATGGTAATGCTTCTGCTTCCTTACTAAGTTGTCTTTGTGGCTTGCAGGAATGTGCATGAAAGCCGGAGCCAAGACACCCCGATTTCTAGTCTCACCTCTACAAACTGCACTTTAACctttcctgcccttccctggcATCCCCACACAAGATCACAGAAACTTTGTGGTCCCGTTGCAAACTTTACTTggccttattaaaaaaaaaataagcattgctctttttttattgtACAAAACTCCGGTCTCTGTTCTCCAAACCTCCTCTGAAATTGTTTTTTCACCTTTgatccagcagctgctggttttctgcaatcCTGAGTAGGTAGAACATGAGAAGCACCTTGGGATAGGAAGGAgttacaaaaatatgaaatattgcAGTGCACTTCCGTGAGACACGGTATAGCAGAATGGCTGTTTAAGCGGACACCGGGCAGAAATCTTTAGCAAATAAATGTGCTGATTTTTTCtagtaaatgtaatttttttcactgctcgTTGCAGTagtttctcttctcctttaCTGACTCTTTTTATCCCCATggtttttatattaaaatggtTTCTGTTGCTATCTCTTAAAGTCTGCATGATCAAACCCCTTCTTTCCTAATGTTTGAATTTGGCTACATTTTTCATCTTGTAGCTGAGGCAGAAGACTTCTCTAAATCCCGATTTTAAAGTatggtgtttgttttaaattttatcactctttaaaattttaaatgaaaacaaactctCAGTAGCAAACTGGGTTGACTGGGGTTGGGAAAGAATTGCTCGGTAGCAACCGGTGCTGTATGACATTTGATGAATGCTAATTCTTCATCCCCAAAACAGTTTTGAGCAGATGAAGGCAGCTGATTTCTGCAACAGCTTAACCAGAGATTGAAATGACTTCCATGATCTGGAagcagattttttccccccatagcAGGTGCAGGCTCGGTCCACAGTGATTTCTCAGTTATACTCTTAactttgcagtttaaaaaatttaatgtcAGTGCCCAGCCAGGCAAAACCTAACTCCctaacatttctgtttttcacgGAAGGCTAAGACTTTATCCTCAGGCAAAGTCTCCTCTCTGGGCTGGCTGCTGTAAATCCTCTGGGCCCTGGCAAAAGCCAGAGTTGCTAGCTCATTTTACTTAATTTGTGATGCTGGCAAGATttgtgctgcagcccagggctCTTGACTCAACTCTCCTAAATCAGAGCATTGACACATTACAGTAGAGAAACACCAGcacagaaaacctgaaaataaacGGCTCTAAAAGAGATACTTCAGAAAGATGCTGTCTTACGAAGCTTTAAACGGTGTTAGTGTTATAAGTTTCTCAGTGTTTGCTTCTTTAAAACCACCTGCTCATTAAAAAGTTGGGTTTTATCTGCTGTCGtaataaatgttttttactACATATTTCATGTGAGAATCTTAGGGCACTTGATATCTTTCCGCAGAAACCCTGCTAGACAAAATGTCATGCGTTTTTGCAGGTGGGTAAACAGAGACATGGGGTAAAGTGAAGTGAGCTTGTCTATGCAGGAATGTTAACCCACCATAGGTGTAATGATGTAATTACAGCAAATATAAATATGTCAGGTTAATGCCGGTTTGCTCGTTCTTATTCCAGACTAAGAATCCTTTTTCGTGCTTGGATAATTCCATTTCGAAAGTGAGGAAGTATATCCAAGAGGATAAAGTGCTTGGCTGTGGTTGGGGACATCAGAGGTTCTCTTCTGAAACCTGCCGTGGATTTGCTGGGAGATCTCAAgtgcattttctcctttctctgcacCATAATGTCACATGTGTAGGACTGAAGATGGTGTTATatgcaggaaaaacaaaatcgctattaaacaaaaaaaaaccccaccaatcACACTTGTGGTGTCCCCGCTGGCTCGAAACAGTTAGTGCCTGAGGTCCACATTGTGCACGTTTCAGGTTTATCttattttcagaagctgttttTTCGGTCTCATAGCCTGAACGCCCGCTTGGGACTGGAACACATTAGGTGTATTCCTCTGGCAACCTATCTTTCATGTTGGTTTCACTATAGCAGGAAGCCAGCATGTGCGCGCCAGGATTGTTCCATGATGCAAACAGAACAACAGTAAGCGGGGATGCATTTCAAAGGCACGCTCCTGCTCCAAACCAACGCACACACGCAATGCTGGGGTGTTCCCACATAATCATAACAGATAATGTCCGTGTGCAGCAAGCTCTTAAGATGGTATCGGAGACAGGACCTGGCAGGTTGAATGGGGCTTAGTCCTCTGCTTTAACCTTCAGACTGTGctgcttcaggaaaaacaaactggGTTTAGGAAGACATTTTCCTAGTAGTTAATCTGCAGTCAAAATTGTGATATATAAGCAAGAAAGCTAATTCCAGTGAATTTTACTTTGATGTATGCTTTGCAGTCCGCTTTGTTACAGCAAAAAATGCTTCAACCTCTCTCccttcatttaaaatgaatgaagCAGGTTTGAGTTATTATAATCCCAACAACTGCAGTAAGAAATAATCAGGACGTTTTTAGGTAGAACTGACACTTTGGACCTGCTTTACAAGGTCTGCCATCACTGGTGAGCTCTGCCCTCATATCCATTGCTTGTGGGTTTGATGTTGCActgcaatgagggcacccaCCAGTTGTGATGTTGGCTGATGCAAGACAGAGGAGATGCCATGCTTTCCTTCCAAGTAGACCAGTAGGAAGCTGTTAGGTCGTCAGTTATCTCTTAGGGGCGGAGACGCATGTGAACATTTGCTCTGATGTCTATTTGTTTCTGTAAAACACGTTTTTAATTATCctaatgcctttttaaaatgttttttgttacagaagaggaagaggaacagGTGCCTACCGATGGAGGTACATCTGCAGAGGCCATGCAGGTGCCActggaagaagaaggagataTGGAAGAGGATGAGGCAATTAATGATGAGAACTACTTGAGCAAGAGACCGTTAGAAAGTCCTGATGCTGAGGATTTTCCACCTGTAAAACGGCCAAAACTCTCGGTTTCCAAAGGGGACACCTTGGACGGAGCTTTGGAACCACGTGAGCCTCTTAGCTCAATAAATACTCAAAAAGTACCACCAATGCTTTCTCCAGTTCATGTTCAGGACAGTACAGACTTAGCCCCTCCTTCTCCAGAACCACCAATGTTGGCTCCCATCGCAAAATCGCAAGTGCCAACCCCCAAAACTTTAGAGGCAAAGCCGTTTGTGcccaaaacaaaatccaaaacaagTTCTCCAGGACAGAAGACGAAATCACCTAAAACTACGCCCTCACCAGTGGTAACTGGGAGTCCCATACGTTCACCAAAAACTGgatccaaagaaaaaaagtcaccagGTCGCGCCAAGAGCCCAAAAAGTCCTAAAAGTCCAAAGGTTCCTGCTCATGTTCCCCAACCACCTGTCAAGCCTGAAACACCAAGTAGAACCCCTCTGGCTGCATTAAGTGACAAgataggaaaggaaaacattcaaGTAAAACAAGGGCAGACGCCACCTGAGCCTGCCACCAAGCCAAATATTGAAAACCAGACTAAGAAAGTACTGGTAATGGACAAGACCATTGATGACTCCATTGATGCTGTGATTGCTCGTGCATGTGCAGAACGAGAACCGGATCCCTTTGAGTTTTCCTCTGGTTCCGAATCAGAAGGGGAAATTTTTACCAGCCCTAAAAGACTTTCTATTTCAGAGACTACAACCCCTAAACCTTCTGTTTCTGCCAATAATGCGAATAAGGCAGGAGCAACTCCAATACCTCCCTCAGGTGGGACTTCAAGTTCAGACATTTCATGGACAATGGATGACTCGATTGATGAAGTCATTCGAAAGGCAAACATGGGGACACCTTCCAATCCACCTACCAACTTCACTTATTTCTCCTCACCTTCTGCTTCACCGCCAACTCCAGAACCTCTTCTCAAAGTCTATGAGGAGAAAACCAAGTTGGCTTCATCAGTAGAAGTgaaaaagaagttgaaaaaggagctgaagacaaaaatgaagaagaaagaaaaacaaaaggaaaaagataaagagaaaaacaaggagaagaacaaggagaaggaaaagaacaaggAGAAGGATAAAgacaaggaaggaaacaaggaagCAAAATTTCAGTGGAAGGAACTACTCAAAGAGGATGATCTTGATCCCTATAAATTCAAACTAAAGGACTTTGAGGATGCTGACACAAAAGTAAAGTTGAAAGATGGCAATatcaaaaaagagagagaaaaacacaaagataaaaagaaagagaaagagaaaggtaaAAAAGACAAGGATaagaaagacaaagagaaacTTAAAGATAAGGGTAAGGAAGATAAGATAAAGGTTCCATCAGCACCTCTTGTGTTACCTCCCAAAGAAATGTCTTTGCCCTTGTTCAGCACACCAACTGCCATGAGGCTTCCCAGCATGTTACCTTCCTTGTCTCCAATGCTTCCTGAAAAACTGTTTGAGGACAAAGAGAAAccaaaagagaagaagaaagacaaaaaggagaagaagaaaaagaaagaaagggagaaggacaaagaaaaggaaaagaaggagaaggaaaaggagaggaaagaacgagagaagaaagagaaagaaaaagagaaacacaaacACGAAAAGGTAAGCTGTTTAGTTGAGTTGAGACGGCATACTCGCTTGAAAATGCACATGGATTCCTGTATTTCCTGCTGAGCATTGTTTAAGAGCTTTGAGGAGATGTGCGGTTACAGGTTTggtagtttttaaaaacaacagccTCAAGGAAGGCAGTCGCCAAGAGTTCAGGGATTGTCCCACATCTTTGGAAGACAAGACAATGGAAGTTCAATTTTGTGAATCTGACATGTGAGAATGACTTTCTGGTGTTTCTCAACTCACTTTTCACTTTGAAAAGCCAGGGCTCAGACTCGATGACGGCACACACACAGCAAACGTATGTAGTGTGCAATGCACATACTGTGTTTGTAGATTTCCACTAGTAGGGCCAGCAATCACATACCTTCcatataaatttaaatttagtaTCTAAAAGTCTACTGTTTCAAAGCTGGTAGAAGTCTGTAAATTACTAGGTGGACAGAAATGAGAACCAGACTGCCTTCAAATAAACAAGTTTGCCAGTTATCTCAGATGTTCAGAAGAGCTGCTGAACCCTCTCTTAGCAAGACCGCCCCCTTGTTGCTCCAATTTGTTTGAAGtatgaaaattgttttcaaattatGGTCTAAATGTTCAAATGTCACCTTTCGTTTTGAGTCTTATGCttgagagagaggagaggagagctAGTTTTCAAGTGGGTTGAGCTCCTTCCACTCCTGTAATTCTTACTGATTTACATCAGCCaaagataatttcttctttccaatATCACCTAATCTTGAGagtatatttaatatttaagaaatgaaaCCAGCATATTTGCATGTTATCAGATTTGAAATCCCATTAGAAACGGCTCCCCTAATTCAGGGTTTGCTCTAATTTTTTGTCACTTCACCTTATAATACGCATTAGATTGTtagtattgaaaaaaaaaaaggaaaaaggaagacaagagATTGTGATAACCTTGGCTACAGGATTTCCTAAATCTCTATCCTTAGCATTAGGAAGCACTATATAAGTTCTGGTTTTACCAAGATGCTCTTTACATCCTGCTTTGAGTGTAATACTCAGTTTGTACAAGCTCGGATTTGGAGCATTCCTCACTTGCCTTTTTTCCCACTGTACCCTGTTGTGCTGCCTGCTGGACTTGAAACAAACTGCCGATTTCAAAactttacatattttttaagtTGACAAATGGTTTTTCACTGCAGAATCCGGGTGATCTGGAGAACTAACATTTGCTGTGGATAAATCGGTGATGGGCAAAGGACGGTCCAGTTGTCCCTGTTAATCTGATGTCCGGTTTTACAGAGCAGCAACACTTCCATGGATTCCCCATGTTGTCTGTCTGCCCCTCCTGCCTGAGATGTTTTGTCAGTATTTCACTGAGGATTTCTGCAGAGATTTCTATTTAAGTTAAACACATTTATATACATTATAGACAATTAGTTGCTTGTTTTTCATATATttgattttgcatttcttctgcaaacCTCTATATCTGGCCTGCTTTAGAGCAATATAACAGGTgcagaaacaaatacaaactGGTAAAGCTTCGGTACAGActgaacatatatatattagGAAAAGGAGTTCAACAGTAATAAAAACCTGGACAAATTAAATTGACAAAGCTGCCCATTACATTGGCAAAAAGTCCCTGTCAAAAGATAAACTTTAAAGCCAGAATGCATGAAAGAGTCCCCAGatagaattaaaatttaaactgaTTCTTGATAGATAAGCTTTTTTAAATCCACCTCTTTGCTGCAagtcaggattttaaaaataaatttccccTTTAAATCTCTTGAGCgattttcattttttgcaaGGCCGCACTGCTGGTGTCCTGGAAAAATGGAGAGTTAGAGCTTTATCAGTTGGTGCCCTGAGGTATGTGGCAAAGAAGCTAAATCCTTGAAGATTagcaaaaaaaatgcagcacatGGCAATAAGGGGCTTATATGACTACTAGTATTAGTTCAGGTGAAAGAAGTATTGCTTATACATAAAACTGGACAAATCCACTGACAATGTATTTTTAGTTAGCTACAAAGGAGTCTTATATTGCTGGACTTTACCTCTTTGGTGATTTGGGAAGCTTAGTAATCCACTGTAAATGCTCTTCTGCTGGCCCAAATACCCAGTATTACTCCAGAATGCTGCTCTTTCGTTTTAACCCCTAAAAGTACATGTTTCCTTAATTTAGCTTTTAGATCACACAATGACTTATTTAGCCAGCGGTTGTGCTGTAAGAGCAAATGATCAAGTTACTGCTCGGATGCTTAACCTTCCGCGGTGCATCCGCTTCGGAGGCGTAAGTGCAACCTGAAAGCTGAGTTTGTGGGCTAGCTGCAGTTTCAGCTTTTGATGGCTAGTAGAAAATACCAGATTTCTATTTCTAATATtgcaacactttaaaaaaaaaacaccagagtgACTCAACGgtaatgtttccatttttcagtaTCGTTATAGTTATTATTATGTAAGTGTGCACCCCAGCCTGTTGGGGAATTGAAGCTTTTTATCAAGTTCTCCCTGTAATTTTGCGCCAAGCTGCTGGAAGACCCAGACAGCAACCAATACGCTGCATAAATGGCAgaaagcaggagctgaaggCTGCACGCTAGATGTGTTCGGTGGTGGgaccgaggaggaggaggagtttTGCGCAGGGCTTGCCTGCAGCTCGGTGCTCTGCAGTAAGTGTTGGGGTGCTGCCCTtggagccagaaaaggagaCAGTGAGCTGGGCGCTGCCTCGCAGGCAGTTCCAAATTAAAAGCAGACAGTTGAAACAGTTACACCCCACTTCTACGATGGAGATTACCGGGCATGCTGTAGGAGTGACTGCGCAGCTCACGAGGCAGCTGCTGACCCAGTTTCAGCTAACCTTAATACGCTGAGCTGTAAACTAAAGTAGTTGAGGAACTGCTTCATGAGAAATGGAGCCATC encodes the following:
- the TAF3 gene encoding transcription initiation factor TFIID subunit 3 isoform X1, which encodes MCETYSRWLLRVSVAQICQALGWDSVQVSACDLLTDVLQRYLQGLGRGCHRYCELYGRTDPILDDVGDAFKLMGVNLHELEDYIHNIEPVTFAHQIPSFPVSKNNVLQFPQPGSKDAEERKEYIPDYMPPIVSSQEEEEEEQVPTDGGTSAEAMQVPLEEEGDMEEDEAINDENYLSKRPLESPDAEDFPPVKRPKLSVSKGDTLDGALEPREPLSSINTQKVPPMLSPVHVQDSTDLAPPSPEPPMLAPIAKSQVPTPKTLEAKPFVPKTKSKTSSPGQKTKSPKTTPSPVVTGSPIRSPKTGSKEKKSPGRAKSPKSPKSPKVPAHVPQPPVKPETPSRTPLAALSDKIGKENIQVKQGQTPPEPATKPNIENQTKKVLVMDKTIDDSIDAVIARACAEREPDPFEFSSGSESEGEIFTSPKRLSISETTTPKPSVSANNANKAGATPIPPSGGTSSSDISWTMDDSIDEVIRKANMGTPSNPPTNFTYFSSPSASPPTPEPLLKVYEEKTKLASSVEVKKKLKKELKTKMKKKEKQKEKDKEKNKEKNKEKEKNKEKDKDKEGNKEAKFQWKELLKEDDLDPYKFKLKDFEDADTKVKLKDGNIKKEREKHKDKKKEKEKGKKDKDKKDKEKLKDKGKEDKIKVPSAPLVLPPKEMSLPLFSTPTAMRLPSMLPSLSPMLPEKLFEDKEKPKEKKKDKKEKKKKKEREKDKEKEKKEKEKERKEREKKEKEKEKHKHEKIKVEPVVPAPSPVIPRLTLRVGAGQDKIVISKVVPAPEAKPSTPVSRPKTPPPVPSPVPAPVHVTPPPAPAPPPPQATVSPVLIPPPSPAVSAAGGSKAPVRSVVTETVSTYVIRDEWGNQIWICPGCNKPDDGSPMIGCDDCDDWYHWPCVGITTAPPEEIQWFCSKCANKKKDKKHKKRKHRAH
- the TAF3 gene encoding transcription initiation factor TFIID subunit 3 isoform X2: MQVPLEEEGDMEEDEAINDENYLSKRPLESPDAEDFPPVKRPKLSVSKGDTLDGALEPREPLSSINTQKVPPMLSPVHVQDSTDLAPPSPEPPMLAPIAKSQVPTPKTLEAKPFVPKTKSKTSSPGQKTKSPKTTPSPVVTGSPIRSPKTGSKEKKSPGRAKSPKSPKSPKVPAHVPQPPVKPETPSRTPLAALSDKIGKENIQVKQGQTPPEPATKPNIENQTKKVLVMDKTIDDSIDAVIARACAEREPDPFEFSSGSESEGEIFTSPKRLSISETTTPKPSVSANNANKAGATPIPPSGGTSSSDISWTMDDSIDEVIRKANMGTPSNPPTNFTYFSSPSASPPTPEPLLKVYEEKTKLASSVEVKKKLKKELKTKMKKKEKQKEKDKEKNKEKNKEKEKNKEKDKDKEGNKEAKFQWKELLKEDDLDPYKFKLKDFEDADTKVKLKDGNIKKEREKHKDKKKEKEKGKKDKDKKDKEKLKDKGKEDKIKVPSAPLVLPPKEMSLPLFSTPTAMRLPSMLPSLSPMLPEKLFEDKEKPKEKKKDKKEKKKKKEREKDKEKEKKEKEKERKEREKKEKEKEKHKHEKIKVEPVVPAPSPVIPRLTLRVGAGQDKIVISKVVPAPEAKPSTPVSRPKTPPPVPSPVPAPVHVTPPPAPAPPPPQATVSPVLIPPPSPAVSAAGGSKAPVRSVVTETVSTYVIRDEWGNQIWICPGCNKPDDGSPMIGCDDCDDWYHWPCVGITTAPPEEIQWFCSKCANKKKDKKHKKRKHRAH